The region GGTCAGCAGCCCGCTCGACCCGTCGAGGCGGGTGTCGGTGAGCACCGAGAGGCGTCCCCCGCCCACCTCCTTCGGCAGTGGTTCGACCGAGTGCCCGGCGACCATGAAGATCGCGTCGGCCTCCGCCTTCTCCCCCGTGACCGTGGCGACGTGCACCACGCACGGGCACGGTTCGGGCGGCTCGGTGACCGGCAGTTCCTTGCTGAAGTGGCCCTGGGCGTCGGTGGTGACGGCCCGGCCGTCGGCGTTGGCGCAGGAGTTGGTGCCGCCGATCACCCCGCGGGACGGCACGGCCTGCCCGCAGATCAGCATCATCAGCAGGGTCTTCGGCCGCCATCCGTTGCCGGTCACGGTGATCGAACCGCCCGTCCCCGCCTCGGACTTGGACAGGCTCACGCCGGGTTTCCCGGCCGCGGACGCCGGGGACACCGGTCCCGCCAGCGGGGCCAGGACGAGCGCGAGCGCCGCCACCAGCGCCGACATCCGCGCCTTGCCGCTCAGGACACCGCTCACGACACCGCTCCCGTCCACTCGACTTCCGTACGCGGCCGTTCACTCGTCCCGCCGTCCGCCGCCGTACGACGCCTGTGCCGTCGTACGCCCCACCAGGCGCCCAGCGCCGCGAGCGCCGCCCCGGCGGCGGCCGCGAGCGCGCCCCACGGCACGAACCGCACCGACGCGGACCCCGTGGCGCGTGCCCCGCCCGCCGCCGTCACCGTCAGTCGTACGTCGACCGCGTCCAGCGCCGGGGGATCGCGCCAGGGCTCGGTGAGCGTGACGCGACGGCCGGGCAGGAGGTCGAGGGGCAGGGTGCGCGGGGCGCGGTCCAGGGCCCGGCCGAGGACGCCGTCGGCGCGTACCGCGAGTTTCGGGGTGAGCACGGTGTTGCCTCGGTTGACCAGCTCGTACGAGATGCGCCCGCCGTGCACGGCGACGTGCTCGACGGTGAGCGCCGACACCGCGGGACCGCCGACCCGCAGCTGGACCCGGACCGCCGAGGACCGGCCGCCGGCGCCCGCCACGACCGCGCCGGGGTGGTCGCCGGGCGTCGCGCCCGCCGGGACACTCACGGTGAACGGCACGTCGGCCCGGGTGTGCGCGGGCACCCGCAGCGAGAGCGCGCGCACCGGGACCCGGCGGCCGCCCCGCTCTCCCGCGAAGGCGATCCACGCGCCCGTGTCCGTGGACTTCCCGGCGGCGCGCACGGTGAGGTCGCCGTCCGCGGTGTTGTCGGCGTCCGCGCCTCGCAGCCGCACGGTCACGGGCCGCGCGCCCGGGTTGAGCACGGACACGGAGTCCTGCAGCACCGTGCCGGGCGCACCCTCCGCGTAGACGTACGGCCGTCCGCCCGGCGCGCTCGCCGACGGCGCGAGGGACCAGCCGTCGTCGGCCGCGGCCACCGGGGCGGCGGCGGCCGACAGCAGCACGGCGACGGCACAGCGGAGGACGGGGGCGTACGGCATCGGCGGCTCCTGCTGGTCGTACGGTCGTACCGTCGTACGGGGGCGTGGCGCCCTCAGCGGCGGTTCGTCTGATGCCTGCGGGTCAGCCACAGCGTGCCCGCCGCGCCCGCGAGCAGCACCGTGCCGCCGAGCGTGCCGAGGGCGATCGCCGAGTCGGCGGGGCCGGTCTGCGGGAGCTGGCCGCCGGAGTCGGTACCGGTCGAGCCCGTCGAACCGCCCGAGCTGCTGGATCCGCTGGATCCGCCGCTTCCCGACCCGCCGCCCGCCGCCGTGACGTCGAGGGTCAGCGACGGCCCGGGGTTGTTCGTGGGGGTGCAGGTGGTCGTCGTGCCGAGCGCCTTGATCGTGAGTACGCCCGCGGTGAAGGTGACCTTGCCGGTCTTCTCCGGCGTGTACGTACCCGACAAGTCACTGATTTTGATGGGGGTGTTGGCGGGGATCGCGGCCGCGTTGGCGGGGCCGCTGACGGCCACCGTGCCGGTGTCCGCGCCACCCACCTTGATCACGGCGCTCGGGCTCATCGCGCCCTTGCCGAGCTCCACCGGGCTGGAGGAGACGCCCTTCTGCCAGGACATGGTGAGCTTGTAGCCGCTGCCGCTCTTGACGCTCTTGATGTCGATGGGCGAGACGGCGCTCTTGTCCCCGATCGGCGTCTTGCACTGGTAGTTGACGTTCACCACGTTGGCCTCGGCGACGGGGGCGGCCATCAGCACCGCCGAGCCGGCCAGGGCCGCGGCGAACGCGAGCGCGGCGGTTCGTTTCTGGTACGTCCGGTACGACACCTCGGGGCCTCATTCCTGACGGAACATCAGATCGGCCGTCAAGGTACGCCCGGTGCCTTGTGGAGGGAAGACAAAGTGCGCGCCGGATCCGAGGAGATCCGGCGCGCGTTCGGCAACGTACGAAGAAGGGTTCGAACCGGGGGTAACCCGAGGTGGGAGTCGCACCCGGGATCGGGTGGGGCTACGCGGGCGCTCCGAGTTCCGCCCACACCGTCTTGCCCGTGACCCCCGGAGTGCGTACGACCCCCCAGTCCAGGCACAGCCGCTGCACGATGAACATGCCGTGGCCGCCGGGGCGGCCGGCGCGGTGCGGGGTGCGCGGGGCGGGCTGGCCCGCGCCACGGTCGGAGACCTCGACGCGCAGCACCTTGTTGTTGCAGGAGATCCGCAGCTCGTCCGGGCCCTCGGCATGCAGGCAGGCGTTGGTGACGAGTTCGGAGACGACCAGCAGGACGTCCTCGGCGGCTGCCCGCCGGTCGGCGCTCGCGGCGGGCAGCCAGCCCCACGCGTGCAGCGCCTGGCGGGCGAAGTCGCGGGCCAGCGGCACGACGCCGCTCTCGTCGTCGAAGCTCAGTCTGCGGGCCTGACGCCCCCCGGACGGGACGGCCAGGCCGCCGCCCCCAGGCATCCCGGAAGCGCCGCCGTCGCCCGACTCCGGGCCGCGGTCGCCCGGCGAGTAAGGCCGGGTGGTGCTCATCAGCGCTTCACCTCACCGATTCACCAGTTTCACGATTCAAGACTCGGTACTCAGCATGTGGTACGCGCCGCGGGTGCTTCCGCACTCAGGGCGTCCGGACGAATATCTACGTATCTACGACGATCACCTACGACGTTCCCACCGATTGTTGCCGACATAGTCAGGTTGTCTCCTGCCCGACCGTTCCGTCGGAACACCCCCTTTGCACGACGGGGATCGTGTGACGCGGGCGATGCTGCGATCGCAGGGGGCACTGCGGAGCATGCCGAGGCGGGGCCCCGACCGCCCCGGCTAGTCGGCCAGGGCCGCATCGAGCGTCTCGTGGACGGTGAAGACGGCCTCGGCCCCGGTGATCTCGAAGACCCGGGCCACCACCGGCAACATCCCCGCCAGATGGACTCCGCCCCCCGCGGCCTCGGCCTTCAGCCGGGCACCGAGCAGCACGTTCAGCCCGGTGGAGTCGCAGAACTCCAGTCGCGAGCAGTCCACGACCAGTCGCGAATGCCCCTTGTCAAGGCAGTCCTCGAGTGGCTCACGCAACAATTCAGCCGTGTGGTGATCCAACTCACCCGCGGGGGTCACGACGGCGCTTGAGCCCTCTTCCCGCACCTCGACTAGAAGCCGGCCCGACTGTGCGCTGCCGACCGTCTGGCGGTCCATGCCGTCTCTCTCCCGAGCGTCGCGACTGCTGATGTACGCACTCGAACACTACGCCTTCCTCACGATCCCCGACACCCGAACAACCCCCTGAAAATGGACATTTCATCGCGCAACGCACTTGCGGGCGACGCGCGAAAGCGGGTAGGGCTAGTAGCGACACCTATTCGACACGGCCGGCTTTGGAGGCGCCCGCACACCGCAGTGCACGCATTGGCATCGGCGGCCATATGCCGAGAACGATGGAGGACACCATGTCACCCCGGCTCGACGCATCGCAGACCCAGACGGCGACGTCGACACCTTCTCTGGAACGCCCGGAGCGTCTCGACGAAACCGGAACCAGCGGACTCGACGGACTCGACGGACTTCCCGAGATCCCCCCGTACGACGAGGTGGGACCGGTGGACGCACGGGCCCTGTCCAAGACCCTCTTCAAGCGGCTGGAGTCCCTCGAAGAAGGCACCCACGACTACTCGTACGTGCGCAACACGCTGGTCGAGCTCAACCTCGCGCTGGTCAAGTTCGCCGCCTCCCGCTTCCGCTCCCGCAGCGAGCCGATGGAGGACATCATCCAGGTCGGCACGATCGGCCTGATCAAGGCGATCGACCGCTTCGAACTGAGCCGCGGCGTCGAGTTCCCCACCTTCGCGATGCCAACCATCATCGGCGAGATCAAGCGTTTCTTCCGCGACACCTCCTGGTCCGTGCGCGTACCGCGCCGACTGCAGGAACTCCGTCTCGACCTGGCCAAGGCGGGCGACGAACTCGCCCAGCAGCTCGACCGGGCGCCCACGGTGGGCGAGTTGGCGGAGCGCCTGGGCATCACCAACGACGAGGTCGTCGAGGGCATGGCCGCCTCGAACGCCTACACGGCCAGTTCGCTGGACGCCCAGCCCGAGGAGGACGACTCCGAAGGCGCGCTCGCGGACCGCATCGGCTACGAGGACCACGACCTCGAGGGCATCGAGTATGTGGAGTCCCTCAAGCCCCTGATCGCCGAACTCCCCTCGCGCGACCGGCAGATCCTCTCGCTGCGCTTCGTCGCCAACATGACCCAGTCCGAGATCGGTGACGAGCTCGGGATCTCGCAGATGCATGTGTCGCGGCTGCTGTCGCGGACGCTGGTGCGACTGCGGAAGGGACTGACGGTCGAGGAGTGACACTCCCCGCCCCCTCCGGCACCTCTTTTCAGCACGGAGTGGTCCGGCTTTTCAGCTCAGAGTGGTCCGGCGCCGACGGCGCCGGGCCGCTTTTTTTCATGCGCCTCCTTCCTCCCTCTTTCCTCAAAGGGCCACCCCCGTCACTATGAGCACTCCAAACTGGCTGGTATGTCAGGACGGGAGCGAGTGACCGCACGGGGCACGAGGAGGCCGGCACATGGCTCAGGACGACGCGGGCGCGTCCGACACGCGGCTCACCGAACTGCTGAGCGCCGACACCCCCAGCGCGTATCCGGCCCTCCAGGAGCTCCGCGAACGGCACCGCCCGTCCGTCCTCGCCTACGCCCGCCTGTGCACCCGCAGCGAGTCGGCCGCACGGCAGCTCGCGGCGCAGGCATTCACCCTGGCGGCCCAGGAGACGGCGCGCGGCTCGAACCCGAGCGTCCCCTGGCGCCACCGGCTCCTGCTGCTGGCGGGACAGGTGGCCGCCTCGTGGGCGAGGGACGAACGGGCCGCCGGCCTCGACCCCGGTCTGCTCCTCGTGCTGAGCGCGGCCGGCCCCGGCGGGCCCGTGCCGCCCATGCTCGCCCCGTTCCAGT is a window of Streptomyces sp. NBC_00271 DNA encoding:
- a CDS encoding COG1470 family protein translates to MPYAPVLRCAVAVLLSAAAAPVAAADDGWSLAPSASAPGGRPYVYAEGAPGTVLQDSVSVLNPGARPVTVRLRGADADNTADGDLTVRAAGKSTDTGAWIAFAGERGGRRVPVRALSLRVPAHTRADVPFTVSVPAGATPGDHPGAVVAGAGGRSSAVRVQLRVGGPAVSALTVEHVAVHGGRISYELVNRGNTVLTPKLAVRADGVLGRALDRAPRTLPLDLLPGRRVTLTEPWRDPPALDAVDVRLTVTAAGGARATGSASVRFVPWGALAAAAGAALAALGAWWGVRRHRRRTAADGGTSERPRTEVEWTGAVS
- a CDS encoding LPXTG cell wall anchor domain-containing protein — protein: MSYRTYQKRTAALAFAAALAGSAVLMAAPVAEANVVNVNYQCKTPIGDKSAVSPIDIKSVKSGSGYKLTMSWQKGVSSSPVELGKGAMSPSAVIKVGGADTGTVAVSGPANAAAIPANTPIKISDLSGTYTPEKTGKVTFTAGVLTIKALGTTTTCTPTNNPGPSLTLDVTAAGGGSGSGGSSGSSSSGGSTGSTGTDSGGQLPQTGPADSAIALGTLGGTVLLAGAAGTLWLTRRHQTNRR
- a CDS encoding ATP-binding protein yields the protein MSTTRPYSPGDRGPESGDGGASGMPGGGGLAVPSGGRQARRLSFDDESGVVPLARDFARQALHAWGWLPAASADRRAAAEDVLLVVSELVTNACLHAEGPDELRISCNNKVLRVEVSDRGAGQPAPRTPHRAGRPGGHGMFIVQRLCLDWGVVRTPGVTGKTVWAELGAPA
- a CDS encoding STAS domain-containing protein, whose protein sequence is MDRQTVGSAQSGRLLVEVREEGSSAVVTPAGELDHHTAELLREPLEDCLDKGHSRLVVDCSRLEFCDSTGLNVLLGARLKAEAAGGGVHLAGMLPVVARVFEITGAEAVFTVHETLDAALAD
- a CDS encoding RNA polymerase sigma factor SigF — encoded protein: MEDTMSPRLDASQTQTATSTPSLERPERLDETGTSGLDGLDGLPEIPPYDEVGPVDARALSKTLFKRLESLEEGTHDYSYVRNTLVELNLALVKFAASRFRSRSEPMEDIIQVGTIGLIKAIDRFELSRGVEFPTFAMPTIIGEIKRFFRDTSWSVRVPRRLQELRLDLAKAGDELAQQLDRAPTVGELAERLGITNDEVVEGMAASNAYTASSLDAQPEEDDSEGALADRIGYEDHDLEGIEYVESLKPLIAELPSRDRQILSLRFVANMTQSEIGDELGISQMHVSRLLSRTLVRLRKGLTVEE